One Punica granatum isolate Tunisia-2019 chromosome 3, ASM765513v2, whole genome shotgun sequence genomic window carries:
- the LOC116200199 gene encoding filament-like plant protein 7 isoform X2 has product MDNKAWLWRKKSAEKTTVSSSGVNSPLEGFEEQVGAFQNGGAELEKGFKDLNGKLSSALSNSDDKDDLAKKHEKMAQDTLAARDMAESELMSLRKKSDECLKQRAADEERLTHLDLALRESTQHLQFLREEQEHRIHDAVIKVSKEFEKSRFVLEERLEETTKRLAKIVLENNHLSKSLLSKERLIEDLSKQRSQVESELSALMNKLDSMERENASLKYEVRVLEKELDIRNEEREFNRRSAEISQKQHSERAKKVAKLESECQRLRLLVRKRLPGPVALTKMRNEAEALTRDPSVMRIGALTDQLNAMEEENRALREALERKSNELQVSRNMYFQAASKSSQRNINKLHHEPSIASVSDIGSDDKASRAESWTSALISELENFRNEKLKELPISATTGASEIDLMDDFVEMEKIAVSSANQPFKERLSNFSGQTNSVPSPLSLKGDMEEGMNRLDSLIRELPDWLQDIVKLVVKQNRVNRRDPKEILEDIKTVLESEHKNHRYPGNLGDSREMMNRAISKIVELLEGITLPSAQQNYNSVGNLPKKDGNFSSSKTSGTPTSYTVRVFQWKTSELEDILQKFLHTCYELLSEKTDFCKFGQELALALEWILNHCFSLQDVSSMKEEIVKSFQWDDPRSDSEAEVGSIGRTYDSNKLVTPLAERGVSKNKEPKEDDMMNKELSQTVESLRSEMGSRKESKRLIEDQIKSHRSIDEDLDRQISAARAELNEARERSSSLEGELENKNSCCEELENTCLDLQLQLERARTLKMSAVE; this is encoded by the exons ATGGACAACAAAGCATGGCTTTGGAGGAAGAAATCGGCCGAGAAGACCACAGTCTCGAGCAGCGGAGTCAATTCTCCTTTGGAAGGATTCGAGGAACAG GTAGGAGCATTTCAGAATGGTGGAGCAGAGTTGGAGAAAGGCTTCAAAGATCTAAATGGAAAGCTCTCTTCTGCCCTTTCCAACTCCGATGACAAAGATGATCTCGCGAAGAAGCATGAAAAGATGGCACAAGACACCCTTGCTG CCAGGGACATGGCGGAATCAGAATTGATGTCTCTGAGAAAGAAGTCGGATGAATGTTTGAAGCAAAGAGCTGCCGATGAAGAGAGACTGACCCACCTTGATTTAGCTCTGAGGGAAAGCACGCAGCATCTGCAATTTCTCCGAGAAGAACAGGAGCACAGGATTCACGATGCTGTTATTAAGGTATCAAAGGAGTTCGAGAAATCCCGTTTTGTCTTGGAAGAGAGGCTGGAAGAGACCACCAAGAGGCTTGCAAAGATAGTCCTTGAGAATAACCACCTCAGCAAGTCTCTCCTATCAAAGGAAAGATTAATTGAGGATTTGAGCAAGCAGAGGTCACAAGTGGAGTCGGAGTTAAGTGCTTTGATGAATAAACTTGACTCAATGGAGAGGGAGAATGCTTCATTGAAGTATGAGGTCAGGGTTCTCGAGAAGGAGCTTGACATAAGGAACGAGGAGAGGGAGTTCAATCGTAGATCGGCAGAGATTTCCCAGAAACAACACTCAGAGAGGGCAAAGAAGGTTGCAAAATTAGAATCAGAGTGTCAAAGGCTGAGGCTCCTAGTGAGGAAGCGATTACCAGGGCCGGTGGCCCTAACAAAGATGAGAAACGAAGCTGAAGCACTGACAAGGGATCCTTCCGTGATGAGGATCGGGGCTTTGACTGATCAATTGAACGCTATGGAGGAAGAGAATAGAGCCCTCAGGGAAGCCCTTGAAAGGAAGTCTAATGAGCTCCAAGTCTCTCGGAATATGTATTTCCAGGCAGCCTCGAAATCATCCCAAAGGAATATTAATAAGCTCCATCACGAGCCATCCATAGCTTCAGTATCGGACATTGGAAGTGATGATAAGGCCAGTCGTGCCGAGTCGTGGACTTCTGCTTTGATATCGGAACTGGAGAACTTTAGGAATGAGAAGCTGAAGGAACTGCCAATAAGCGCAACAACTGGAGCTTCAGAGATCGATCTAATGGATGATTTTGttgaaatggagaaaattgcTGTTTCCTCAGCCAATCAGCCATTTAAGGAGCGCCTCTCTAATTTTTCAGGTCAAACTAATTCAGTTCCCTCTCCTTTGTCTTTGAAAGGAGATATGGAAGAGGGAATGAACCGGTTAGACTCGTTAATTCGTGAACTCCCTGATTGGCTTCAGGATATAGTCAAACTGGTGGTTAAACAAAATCGGGTCAATCGAAGAGACCCAAAAGAAATACTTGAAGACATCAAAACTGTTTTGGAGTCTGAACATAAGAATCATCGATATCCTGGTAATCTTGGAGATTCAAGGGAAATGATGAACAGAGCAATATCCAAAATTGTTGAGCTTCTTGAGGGGATTACTTTGCCCTCTGCCCAACAGAATTACAATAGTGTGGGAAATTTACCGAAGAAAGATGGAAACTTCTCCTCAAGCAAGACGTCGGGAACGCCCACAAGCTACACGGTTCGAGTCTTTCAGTGGAAAACTTCGGAGCTTGAGGACATTCTCCAGAAGTTTCTTCACACTTGTTACGAGCTGTTGAGTGAAAAGACTGATTTTTGCAAGTTCGGGCAAGAGTTGGCGCTTGCTCTTGAGTGGATCTTGAACCATTGCTTCTCCCTTCAAGATGTTTCGAGCATGAAGGAGGAAATTGTTAAAAGTTTCCAATGGGATGATCCGAGGAGCGACAGTGAAGCCGAAGTAGGGTCCATTGGCCGAACTTATGACTCAAATAAATTAGTTACTCCACTTGCAGAAAGAGGTGtttctaaaaataaagaacCAAAAGAGGATGACATGATGAACAAAGAACTGAGCCAAACAGTCGAGAGCTTGAGGAGTGAAATGGGGAGTCGGAAGGAATCAAAGAGATTGATCGAGGATCAGATCAAGAGTCACAGGTCAATCGACGAAGATCTTGATAGGCAGATTTCAGCAGCCAGAGCAGAGCTAAACGAAGCTCGCGAAAGGTCATCTTCCCTCGAAGGGGAGTTGGAAAACAAGAACAGTTGCTGCGAGGAACTCGAGAACACGTGCCTCGATCTACAGCTACAACTTGAAAG AGCGAGGACCCTAAAGATGAGCGCAGTCGAGTAG
- the LOC116200199 gene encoding filament-like plant protein 7 isoform X1, which produces MDNKAWLWRKKSAEKTTVSSSGVNSPLEGFEEQVGAFQNGGAELEKGFKDLNGKLSSALSNSDDKDDLAKKHEKMAQDTLAARDMAESELMSLRKKSDECLKQRAADEERLTHLDLALRESTQHLQFLREEQEHRIHDAVIKVSKEFEKSRFVLEERLEETTKRLAKIVLENNHLSKSLLSKERLIEDLSKQRSQVESELSALMNKLDSMERENASLKYEVRVLEKELDIRNEEREFNRRSAEISQKQHSERAKKVAKLESECQRLRLLVRKRLPGPVALTKMRNEAEALTRDPSVMRIGALTDQLNAMEEENRALREALERKSNELQVSRNMYFQAASKSSQRNINKLHHEPSIASVSDIGSDDKASRAESWTSALISELENFRNEKLKELPISATTGASEIDLMDDFVEMEKIAVSSANQPFKERLSNFSGQTNSVPSPLSLKGDMEEGMNRLDSLIRELPDWLQDIVKLVVKQNRVNRRDPKEILEDIKTVLESEHKNHRYPGNLGDSREMMNRAISKIVELLEGITLPSAQQNYNSVGNLPKKDGNFSSSKTSGTPTSYTVRVFQWKTSELEDILQKFLHTCYELLSEKTDFCKFGQELALALEWILNHCFSLQDVSSMKEEIVKSFQWDDPRSDSEAEVGSIGRTYDSNKLVTPLAERGVSKNKEPKEDDMMNKELSQTVESLRSEMGSRKESKRLIEDQIKSHRSIDEDLDRQISAARAELNEARERSSSLEGELENKNSCCEELENTCLDLQLQLESVTQSEDPKDERSRVDKTLRTDLEITAATEKLAECQETILNLRKQLKAVASPDEANLFDKVIVTTTDDSASPKKSTSHRPSLLDQMLAEDKAKANDNETRVTHDNPMFIPDEPTGQPEKLNGFKGVANREGEDRKMESLAIVPLKKQGGGGIWRKLFWRKKRVSSKKASAPHVL; this is translated from the exons ATGGACAACAAAGCATGGCTTTGGAGGAAGAAATCGGCCGAGAAGACCACAGTCTCGAGCAGCGGAGTCAATTCTCCTTTGGAAGGATTCGAGGAACAG GTAGGAGCATTTCAGAATGGTGGAGCAGAGTTGGAGAAAGGCTTCAAAGATCTAAATGGAAAGCTCTCTTCTGCCCTTTCCAACTCCGATGACAAAGATGATCTCGCGAAGAAGCATGAAAAGATGGCACAAGACACCCTTGCTG CCAGGGACATGGCGGAATCAGAATTGATGTCTCTGAGAAAGAAGTCGGATGAATGTTTGAAGCAAAGAGCTGCCGATGAAGAGAGACTGACCCACCTTGATTTAGCTCTGAGGGAAAGCACGCAGCATCTGCAATTTCTCCGAGAAGAACAGGAGCACAGGATTCACGATGCTGTTATTAAGGTATCAAAGGAGTTCGAGAAATCCCGTTTTGTCTTGGAAGAGAGGCTGGAAGAGACCACCAAGAGGCTTGCAAAGATAGTCCTTGAGAATAACCACCTCAGCAAGTCTCTCCTATCAAAGGAAAGATTAATTGAGGATTTGAGCAAGCAGAGGTCACAAGTGGAGTCGGAGTTAAGTGCTTTGATGAATAAACTTGACTCAATGGAGAGGGAGAATGCTTCATTGAAGTATGAGGTCAGGGTTCTCGAGAAGGAGCTTGACATAAGGAACGAGGAGAGGGAGTTCAATCGTAGATCGGCAGAGATTTCCCAGAAACAACACTCAGAGAGGGCAAAGAAGGTTGCAAAATTAGAATCAGAGTGTCAAAGGCTGAGGCTCCTAGTGAGGAAGCGATTACCAGGGCCGGTGGCCCTAACAAAGATGAGAAACGAAGCTGAAGCACTGACAAGGGATCCTTCCGTGATGAGGATCGGGGCTTTGACTGATCAATTGAACGCTATGGAGGAAGAGAATAGAGCCCTCAGGGAAGCCCTTGAAAGGAAGTCTAATGAGCTCCAAGTCTCTCGGAATATGTATTTCCAGGCAGCCTCGAAATCATCCCAAAGGAATATTAATAAGCTCCATCACGAGCCATCCATAGCTTCAGTATCGGACATTGGAAGTGATGATAAGGCCAGTCGTGCCGAGTCGTGGACTTCTGCTTTGATATCGGAACTGGAGAACTTTAGGAATGAGAAGCTGAAGGAACTGCCAATAAGCGCAACAACTGGAGCTTCAGAGATCGATCTAATGGATGATTTTGttgaaatggagaaaattgcTGTTTCCTCAGCCAATCAGCCATTTAAGGAGCGCCTCTCTAATTTTTCAGGTCAAACTAATTCAGTTCCCTCTCCTTTGTCTTTGAAAGGAGATATGGAAGAGGGAATGAACCGGTTAGACTCGTTAATTCGTGAACTCCCTGATTGGCTTCAGGATATAGTCAAACTGGTGGTTAAACAAAATCGGGTCAATCGAAGAGACCCAAAAGAAATACTTGAAGACATCAAAACTGTTTTGGAGTCTGAACATAAGAATCATCGATATCCTGGTAATCTTGGAGATTCAAGGGAAATGATGAACAGAGCAATATCCAAAATTGTTGAGCTTCTTGAGGGGATTACTTTGCCCTCTGCCCAACAGAATTACAATAGTGTGGGAAATTTACCGAAGAAAGATGGAAACTTCTCCTCAAGCAAGACGTCGGGAACGCCCACAAGCTACACGGTTCGAGTCTTTCAGTGGAAAACTTCGGAGCTTGAGGACATTCTCCAGAAGTTTCTTCACACTTGTTACGAGCTGTTGAGTGAAAAGACTGATTTTTGCAAGTTCGGGCAAGAGTTGGCGCTTGCTCTTGAGTGGATCTTGAACCATTGCTTCTCCCTTCAAGATGTTTCGAGCATGAAGGAGGAAATTGTTAAAAGTTTCCAATGGGATGATCCGAGGAGCGACAGTGAAGCCGAAGTAGGGTCCATTGGCCGAACTTATGACTCAAATAAATTAGTTACTCCACTTGCAGAAAGAGGTGtttctaaaaataaagaacCAAAAGAGGATGACATGATGAACAAAGAACTGAGCCAAACAGTCGAGAGCTTGAGGAGTGAAATGGGGAGTCGGAAGGAATCAAAGAGATTGATCGAGGATCAGATCAAGAGTCACAGGTCAATCGACGAAGATCTTGATAGGCAGATTTCAGCAGCCAGAGCAGAGCTAAACGAAGCTCGCGAAAGGTCATCTTCCCTCGAAGGGGAGTTGGAAAACAAGAACAGTTGCTGCGAGGAACTCGAGAACACGTGCCTCGATCTACAGCTACAACTTGAAAG cGTGACGCAGAGCGAGGACCCTAAAGATGAGCGCAGTCGAGTAGACAAGACACTCCGAACT GACTTGGAGATCACTGCTGCTACGGAGAAATTGGCAGAGTGCCAGGAGACCATCTTGAACCTCAGGAAGCAGTTGAAGGCAGTGGCCTCACCAGACGAAGCCAATCTCTTCGACAAAGTTATTGTCACGACAACTGATGATTCAGCTTCGCCCAAGAAAAGCACAAGCCACCGTCCTTCCTTGCTGGACCAGATGCTAGCTGAGGACAAGGCAAAGGCTAATGATAATGAGACGAGAGTGACTCATGACAATCCCATGTTCATCCCAGATGAACCGACCGGACAGCCTGAGAAGTTAAATGGGTTCAAAGGAGTCGCGAACAGAGAAGGAGAAGACAGGAAAATGGAGTCTTTGGCGATTGTGCCCCTGAAGAAACAGGGAGGTGGGGGAATCTGGAGAAAGCTCTTctggagaaagaagagagttAGCAGCAAGAAAGCATCGGCGCCACATGTTCTGTGA
- the LOC116200200 gene encoding protein IN CHLOROPLAST ATPASE BIOGENESIS, chloroplastic-like has translation MLAGGGVVCGVSRATFIPSLLRRHYGGASTLRCFSAPDHVGFVRDVAVTQPPAHLPQLLKVLQARGDKILSPGAKNGIIPLAIPLAENSSGAITAFLRWPTAPSGMEMPVVEVQRHGVWLLAKNVDQFIHRILVEQDALGSAESSNELFHASGDAGDKLYRKGDFAKSNVSSLDVYLLQKVGLFPDVLERKVMKHFEKGDHVSALVTGEFYTKKENFPGFARPFVFNAQILLKVGRSVEAKDAARGALKSPWWTLGCKYQDVADIAEWEDEQIEYIKEKITEEGRQEDLKKGKPLEQIVLDEAAFLLDLASIDGTWNEYVERIAECYDKAGLPDIARFVQYRD, from the exons ATGCTGGCGGGCGGCGGAGTGGTGTGCGGAGTCTCACGCGCCACCTTTATTCCCTCCCTGCTCCGCCGCCACTATGGCGGAGCTTCCACCCTTCGCTGCTTCTCAGCTCCAG ATCACGTTGGATTCGTCAGAGATGTAGCTGTAACTCAGCCTCCAGCTCACCTGCCTCAACTGCTGAAAGTGCTTCAGGCGAGAG gtgataaaatattatctcCGGGAGCCAAGAATGGGATCATCCCTCTTGCTATTCCGTTAGCTGAAAATAGTTCAG GGGCTATTACTGCATTCCTGCGATGGCCAACAGCTCCATCTGG TATGGAGATGCCAGTCGTGGAGGTTCAGAGGCATGGAGTGTGGCTTTTGGCTAAGAAT GTAGATCAATTTATCCATAGAATTCTAGTCGAACAAGATGCCCTCGGCTCTGCTGAGAGCAGCAATGAGCTATTTCATGCTTCTGGTGATGCCGGAGACAAACTTTACAGGAAGGGGGATTTCGCCAAGTCTAATGTCTCAAGTCTAGATGTCTATCTCCTCCAGAAG GTTGGTTTATTTCCAGATGTCTTGGAGCGCAAAGTGATGAAACACTTCGAGAAAGGGGACCAT GTTTCAGCATTAGTGACGGGTGAATTCTATACGAAGAAGGAAAACTTCCCAGGATTTGCACGGCCTTTCGTATTCAATGCACAAATTTTACTGAA GGTTGGGCGCAGTGTAGAGGCCAAAGATGCTGCAAGAGGAGCTTTGAAATCACCTTGGTGGACTCTTGGTTGTAAATATCAA GATGTTGCTGATATAGCAGAATGGGAAGATGAGCAGATCGAATACATTAAAGAGAAGATTACCGAGGAGGGTCGGCAAGAAGATCTAAAGAAGGGGAAGCCTCTCGAGCAG ATTGTGTTGGACGAAGCAGCATTTCTATTGGATTTAGCCTCAATTGATGGGACCTGGAATGAATATGTGGAGAGAATTGCCGAATGCTATGATAAGGCTGGGCTCCCAGATATCGCAAGATTTGTTCAGTATAGAGACTGA
- the LOC116198530 gene encoding uncharacterized protein LOC116198530: protein MCLVFVCDEDEKVIGRQPAPGACPYCGGMIQAMDVESQWRFCFLPLYFRTKRRYYCTLCTRRLVLHQ from the coding sequence atgtgTTTGGTGTTCGTTTGCGACGAGGACGAGAAGGTGATCGGGAGGCAGCCGGCGCCGGGGGCGTGCCCGTACTGCGGGGGGATGATACAGGCCATGGACGTGGAGAGCCAGTGGCGCTTCTGCTTCCTCCCTCTCTACTTCCGCACCAAGCGCCGATACTACTGCACCCTCTGCACCCGCCGCCTCGTCCTCCACCAGTGA